One window of the Rhipicephalus sanguineus isolate Rsan-2018 chromosome 2, BIME_Rsan_1.4, whole genome shotgun sequence genome contains the following:
- the LOC125757408 gene encoding uncharacterized protein LOC125757408, giving the protein MDQRNWNYPKNIFRPKLLLHSRGKKFTSTATGRSSSTFKHDCGFYIYVVATKDGANLEVRSVCLQHTNHTVSKPLSKHTPQRRKVGPGFKHRPLAHNIPSTKVPLSKKNKKPEPLPIDREKSELLLSSHQKHHRKPEHYDGASDGLTRSETLPNDNVKAQAPASVRLAPVPSDSAKGEPIPSSHQKYHQEIEPLLIDNVEDEPILSSRQKHEKAAAVAGKIARMISEVSMPKFRRRLQVLEALLRDWSSDEDVSIVVKEQVASGGGEKDNQCITSPCFKPANVSEVPGKSNAGHLHFASR; this is encoded by the exons ATGGACCAGAGGAACTGGAACTACCCCAAAAACATCTTTCGC CCGAAACTACTGCTGCATTCACGGGGAAAGAAATTCACCTCGACCGCTACTGGGCGATCGTCCTC GACCTTCAAGCATGACTGCGGGTTCTACATCTATGTTGTTGCCACCAAAGATGGAGCCAACCTGGAGGTCCGAAGTGTGTGTCTCCAACACACTAATCACACTGTGTCGAAGCCTCTTTCTAAGCATACACCTCAAAGGCGGAAGGTTGGCCCTGGTTTCAAGCACAGGCCATTAGCGCACAACATTCCAAGCACGAAAGTGCCTCTgtcaaaaaagaataaaaagccaGAACCCCTGCCCATTGACAGAGAAAAAAGTGAGCTGCTCCTGTCAAGCCATCAAAAGCACCATCGTAAGCCAGAGCATTACGATGGTGCTTCTGATGGCTTGACAAGGTCAGAGACTCTGCCCAATGACAATGTAAAAGCCCAAGCACCTGCCTCTGTGAGGCTGGCGCCTGTGCCCTCTGACAGTGCGAAAGGTGAGCCAATCCCATCAAGTCATCAAAAGTACCATCAGGAGATTGAACCTCTGCTTATTGACAATGTTGAGGATGAGCCAATTCTATCAAGCCGTCAAAAGCACGAAAAAGCTGCAGCAGTTgctggcaagattgccagaatGATTTCTGAAGTCTCGATGCCAAAGTTTAGACGAAGATTGCAAGTTCTGGAGGCACTTTTGAGAGACTGGTCTAGCGATGAGGATGTGAGCATTGTAGTAAAGGAGCAAGTGGCATCAGGTGGCGGGGAGAAGGATAACCAATGCATCACATCTCCGTGCTTCAAACCTGCAAATGTTTCAGAAGTACCAGGCAAGAgcaatgctggacaccttcacttTGCCAGCAGATGA